One part of the Brevundimonas subvibrioides ATCC 15264 genome encodes these proteins:
- a CDS encoding MFS transporter, which translates to MFLSPDERTDGARPVSRATLASLTLAQTAAFVAFVPLLNFLLPLKAGEVDPVGKVVLLSQAALWGGLACGIANIVFGSLSDATRSRFGRRRPWIAIGLVLTLLAYGVIYGAGTRLALILGVVLFQIGLNAMFGPLVALLPDLVPDRQKGLASALIGTAQPTATLFTSLVVAILLSGSDWRFAVTGATVCLLMAPLLLSVREPVLPPAAPRTHFSLDALRTADFRIAFASRLMVQIAVAMNALYLLYYVQQSRTLAQQFGAAAVDMVFGWLLAAWTVTSMLAGIGGGIWSDRIGRRKIFVIVSGALLASGLLAMAAFPAWPGPLIGQALFGAGLGLYSTVDIALVAQILPRPEHAGRDLGLINIANVLPQIIAPALGILLFQANSGQNFAPTYVVAAAFAVAGGTVITLVRGVR; encoded by the coding sequence ATGTTCCTTTCGCCGGATGAGCGGACAGACGGGGCCAGACCCGTTTCCAGGGCCACCTTGGCCTCGCTGACTTTGGCCCAGACGGCGGCGTTCGTGGCCTTCGTGCCGCTGCTGAACTTCCTCCTGCCGCTGAAGGCCGGGGAGGTCGATCCCGTCGGCAAGGTGGTGCTGCTCAGCCAGGCCGCGCTGTGGGGCGGCCTGGCCTGCGGCATCGCCAACATCGTGTTCGGCTCGCTCAGCGACGCGACCCGCAGCCGCTTCGGTCGCCGACGTCCGTGGATCGCGATAGGCCTCGTGCTGACGCTCCTCGCCTATGGAGTCATCTACGGTGCCGGGACCCGCCTCGCGCTGATCCTCGGCGTGGTCCTGTTCCAGATCGGCCTCAATGCGATGTTCGGGCCGCTGGTGGCCCTGCTCCCGGATCTCGTTCCGGATCGACAGAAGGGCCTGGCCTCCGCCCTGATCGGGACAGCCCAGCCGACTGCCACCCTGTTCACGTCGCTGGTCGTGGCGATCCTGCTGTCGGGATCCGACTGGCGGTTTGCCGTCACCGGAGCGACCGTCTGTTTGCTGATGGCCCCCTTGCTTCTGAGCGTGCGGGAACCGGTACTGCCGCCGGCCGCGCCGCGGACCCACTTTTCGCTCGACGCTCTCCGGACCGCGGACTTCCGGATCGCCTTCGCCTCACGGCTGATGGTGCAGATCGCGGTCGCGATGAATGCGCTCTACCTTCTTTACTACGTGCAGCAGTCCCGGACGCTCGCCCAGCAGTTCGGAGCCGCTGCCGTCGATATGGTCTTCGGCTGGCTGCTGGCCGCGTGGACGGTCACCTCGATGCTGGCGGGGATCGGCGGCGGGATCTGGTCGGACCGGATCGGGCGCCGGAAGATCTTCGTCATCGTGAGCGGCGCGCTTCTGGCCTCCGGCCTGCTGGCCATGGCGGCGTTTCCCGCCTGGCCCGGGCCCCTGATCGGTCAGGCCCTGTTCGGAGCCGGCCTCGGGCTCTACTCGACGGTGGACATCGCGCTGGTGGCGCAGATCCTCCCGCGACCGGAGCACGCAGGCCGCGATCTGGGTCTGATCAACATTGCCAATGTCCTGCCCCAGATCATCGCGCCCGCGCTCGGCATCCTGCTTTTTCAGGCCAATTCCGGGCAGAACTTCGCGCCGACCTATGTCGTCGCGGCGGCCTTCGCCGTGGCGGGCGGCACCGTGATCACGCTGGTCAGGGGCGTCCGCTAG
- a CDS encoding tryptophan halogenase family protein, which yields MQETDPGAIRSIAIVGGGTAGWMSAVLLGHALRGSDVRITVVESAEIGIVGVGEATIPPILDFLDLVGIDREAFIRETEATLKLGIRFQDWKTVGEHYWHPFGTFGVAIDRRPFHHHLQRAAAWDEPRGVVDFSLAAALAEAGRFTPPDPREGPARAGLRYALHFDAALVARTLRTVAERRGVRRLDRTVVDVTRTPAGHVDELLFREGDRLGADLFIDCSGFRGLLIEGAMAAGYEDWTRWLPCDRAVAGPTALNGEPQLYTLSHARDAGWRWRIPLQHRAGNGYVYSSRHIDDQAALDDLTRQVGGTFLAEPRQLRFTTGRRKAFWKGNVVALGLASGFLEPLESTSIHLVTSGLYKLLDHFPDRTFDPANIAAYNASLIEEYETIRDFIVAHYGLSARRDTPFWRDVTGQSLPDSLQSRIDLYRATGRCRARPGDLFADVNWFYVLHGLGLRPRHPDPLTGMSDAAAVRGVFDQVARDVAAGVSAAR from the coding sequence ATGCAGGAGACGGATCCCGGGGCCATTCGGTCGATCGCCATCGTCGGCGGGGGGACGGCGGGCTGGATGTCCGCCGTTCTGCTGGGCCATGCCCTGCGCGGCTCGGACGTGCGTATCACCGTGGTCGAGTCCGCCGAGATCGGGATCGTCGGAGTGGGCGAGGCGACGATCCCGCCCATCCTCGATTTCCTCGACCTCGTCGGCATCGATCGCGAAGCCTTCATCCGCGAGACCGAGGCGACCCTCAAGCTGGGCATCCGCTTCCAGGACTGGAAGACCGTCGGCGAGCACTACTGGCATCCCTTCGGAACGTTCGGCGTCGCCATCGACCGCCGCCCGTTCCACCATCATCTGCAGCGCGCCGCGGCCTGGGACGAACCGCGCGGTGTCGTCGATTTCAGCCTGGCCGCCGCGCTGGCCGAGGCCGGGCGGTTCACGCCCCCCGACCCCCGCGAGGGTCCCGCCCGTGCCGGTCTGCGGTACGCGCTGCATTTCGATGCGGCGCTGGTCGCCCGCACCCTGCGCACCGTGGCCGAACGGCGCGGTGTCCGGCGTCTGGACCGCACCGTCGTCGACGTCACCCGCACGCCCGCCGGTCATGTCGACGAGCTGCTCTTCCGGGAAGGGGACCGGCTTGGGGCGGACCTGTTCATCGACTGCTCAGGGTTTCGCGGCCTGTTGATCGAAGGCGCCATGGCGGCCGGGTACGAGGACTGGACCCGCTGGCTGCCGTGCGATCGTGCCGTGGCGGGTCCCACCGCCCTGAACGGCGAGCCACAGCTCTATACCCTGTCCCACGCCAGGGACGCCGGCTGGCGCTGGCGGATTCCGCTGCAGCACCGGGCCGGCAACGGCTACGTCTATTCCAGCCGCCACATCGACGATCAGGCCGCGCTCGACGACCTGACCCGACAGGTGGGCGGGACGTTTCTGGCCGAGCCCCGTCAGCTTCGCTTCACCACCGGGCGGCGCAAGGCCTTCTGGAAGGGCAACGTCGTCGCCTTGGGCCTGGCCTCGGGGTTCCTGGAGCCGCTGGAATCGACCAGCATCCATCTGGTGACCAGCGGCCTCTACAAGCTGCTGGACCACTTCCCGGACCGGACCTTCGACCCGGCCAATATCGCCGCCTACAACGCCTCTCTGATCGAGGAATATGAGACGATCCGGGACTTCATCGTCGCCCACTATGGCCTCAGCGCGCGGCGCGACACCCCCTTCTGGCGAGACGTGACCGGTCAGTCGTTGCCGGATAGTCTTCAGAGCCGGATCGACCTCTATCGCGCCACGGGGCGCTGCAGGGCGCGGCCGGGCGACCTCTTCGCCGACGTGAACTGGTTCTATGTGCTGCACGGCCTCGGGCTGCGGCCCCGTCATCCCGATCCCCTGACCGGGATGTCCGACGCGGCCGCCGTTCGTGGCGTGTTCGATCAGGTGGCGAGGGACGTCGCGGCCGGCGTTTCGGCGGCACGTTGA
- a CDS encoding TonB-dependent receptor, which produces MLNQRRNIRAVLLTAASVGALGAAAPAFAQSAAPAAPAEQETQVDEIIVTGFRASLADALNAKRESNLIIESITAEDIGKFPDQNIAESLQRLAGVQIDRENGQGTKVRIRGLDQNVTLLNGDIFVTGLEIFRLGEGNIRQDSSLEGIPSELIGGVDVYKSPDASLLEGGLGGIIDLQTRGARTLRSDTLIAGDVRGTVNGDDGDWNPTGSLVVGHRFGDRFAILGTVSYDRTDIFTEALGGENRGGWAFLARPVSGGPARNIWSPEYRYATIRDQERERIGYSLNADFEVSDSLTLTADWFHSDLSILTQEASIKFPFANENATYAAANLTLGDNNVLESGTLTANSAEAISFVQNAEASTDNFQVAADWDNGGSLRGSVRAAYSKGDYESTSGNNDVRYTQYTVRNGTAAGLVPNPTAPATFTYSYRNGDSPTFTPANPAQFTTPTSVFAKSHWVFGENTEIENASLRADLEYSPDYAEGLTISFGGRYAERTVDSEYGRYLASYAGRGELDAHALGLGDWTPFGYFQDGAIGFKSCELPVGTPGRAVCSPGGRFGDSPALITPYQTAATNPDRFETVTIGGITALVQNRSQMTNPVEWIQSLYPTTPFTFFRDPVESFKVEEKTTSGYLMFDVGDEGDRFHLNAGARVIKTELGIDSSQTPISGAYYFGTDSWNGVLANPVAVTTQREYTDVLPSASGVLEVNETDKLRVSAARVVSRQNLFQLGQGSSFNFTRSSTPGPDLDRFIYTNGSGGNVDLDPYRASQYDIAYERYFGSQGLLSAAIFYKSVDSFIQTDTVSRRVADGSTAGSTVGVFTQPVNGEGGTIKGIELAAQYAFDNGFGFNVNYTYSDSESSNFSDFEDNLPIPGVAKNAFNVQGYYEGYGFEARLSYAWRDKSYQGNFAFGSGADAHNLSTWERAYGQLDGQIGYAVTEDIKIVLEGINLTEEESGRYLQFENLPFRNATGERRISIGARFTLGR; this is translated from the coding sequence ATGCTCAATCAACGACGCAACATCCGCGCGGTCCTTTTGACGGCCGCATCGGTCGGTGCCTTGGGGGCCGCGGCACCCGCATTCGCCCAGTCGGCGGCTCCGGCCGCTCCGGCGGAGCAGGAGACGCAGGTCGACGAGATCATCGTCACCGGCTTTCGCGCCTCGCTCGCCGATGCGCTGAACGCCAAGCGCGAATCCAACCTGATCATCGAGTCGATCACGGCCGAGGACATCGGGAAATTCCCCGACCAGAACATCGCGGAATCGCTGCAGCGTCTCGCCGGGGTGCAGATCGATCGTGAAAACGGTCAGGGCACGAAGGTGCGCATTCGCGGGCTGGACCAGAACGTCACCCTGCTCAACGGGGACATCTTCGTCACCGGTCTTGAAATCTTCCGCCTCGGTGAAGGCAACATCCGTCAGGACAGTTCGCTGGAAGGCATCCCTTCCGAGCTGATCGGCGGCGTGGACGTCTACAAGTCGCCGGACGCCTCCCTGCTGGAAGGCGGCCTCGGCGGGATCATCGACCTGCAGACGCGGGGTGCCCGCACGCTGCGCAGCGACACGCTGATCGCGGGGGATGTGCGCGGCACCGTGAACGGCGACGACGGGGACTGGAACCCGACGGGCTCGCTGGTCGTGGGTCACCGCTTCGGCGACCGGTTCGCTATCCTCGGCACCGTCTCGTACGACCGGACCGACATCTTCACCGAAGCGCTGGGCGGCGAGAACCGCGGGGGCTGGGCCTTCCTGGCCCGGCCGGTCAGCGGCGGCCCGGCCCGCAACATCTGGTCGCCCGAGTATCGCTACGCGACCATCCGGGATCAGGAGCGCGAGCGGATCGGCTATTCGCTGAACGCCGACTTCGAGGTCAGTGATTCCCTGACCCTGACCGCCGACTGGTTCCACTCCGACCTGTCGATCCTGACACAGGAAGCCTCGATCAAGTTCCCGTTCGCCAACGAGAACGCGACCTATGCGGCCGCGAACCTGACCCTCGGCGACAACAATGTCTTGGAGAGCGGCACGCTGACGGCCAACTCGGCCGAGGCGATTTCCTTCGTCCAGAACGCCGAGGCCAGCACCGACAACTTCCAGGTCGCGGCCGACTGGGACAACGGCGGATCGTTGCGGGGCAGCGTCCGCGCCGCCTACTCCAAGGGCGATTACGAGAGCACCAGCGGCAACAACGACGTCCGCTATACGCAGTACACGGTTCGCAACGGCACGGCGGCCGGCCTCGTGCCGAACCCGACGGCCCCGGCGACCTTTACCTACAGCTACCGCAACGGCGACAGCCCGACATTCACGCCTGCCAACCCGGCCCAGTTCACCACCCCGACGTCGGTCTTCGCCAAGTCGCACTGGGTCTTCGGAGAGAACACGGAGATCGAGAACGCCTCGCTGCGTGCCGACCTGGAGTACTCGCCGGACTATGCGGAGGGCCTGACCATCAGCTTCGGCGGCCGCTACGCCGAGCGGACCGTGGACTCCGAATACGGACGCTACCTGGCCAGCTATGCCGGCCGGGGCGAACTGGATGCCCACGCCCTGGGCCTCGGCGACTGGACCCCGTTCGGCTATTTCCAGGACGGGGCCATCGGCTTCAAGTCCTGCGAACTGCCGGTCGGCACACCGGGACGCGCGGTCTGCTCGCCGGGCGGTCGTTTCGGGGATTCGCCGGCTCTGATCACGCCCTACCAGACGGCCGCGACGAACCCGGACCGGTTCGAGACGGTGACCATCGGCGGCATCACCGCCCTGGTCCAGAATCGCAGCCAGATGACGAATCCGGTTGAGTGGATCCAGTCCCTCTATCCCACGACCCCCTTCACCTTCTTCCGCGACCCGGTGGAGTCCTTCAAGGTCGAGGAGAAGACTACGTCCGGCTATCTGATGTTCGACGTGGGCGACGAGGGCGATCGCTTCCACCTCAACGCCGGGGCCCGCGTCATCAAGACCGAGCTGGGCATCGACTCCAGCCAGACACCGATCTCGGGGGCCTACTATTTCGGCACCGACAGCTGGAACGGCGTGCTGGCCAATCCCGTCGCCGTGACGACGCAGCGCGAGTATACCGACGTCCTGCCGAGCGCGAGCGGCGTGCTGGAGGTCAACGAGACCGACAAACTGCGGGTCTCGGCGGCCCGCGTCGTGTCCCGCCAGAACCTGTTCCAGCTGGGCCAGGGCTCAAGCTTCAACTTCACCCGCAGCTCGACGCCGGGTCCCGACCTCGACCGGTTCATCTACACCAACGGCAGCGGCGGTAACGTCGACCTCGATCCGTACCGCGCGTCGCAGTACGACATCGCCTACGAGCGCTATTTCGGCTCGCAGGGCCTGCTGTCGGCGGCCATCTTCTACAAGAGCGTCGACAGCTTCATCCAGACCGACACGGTGTCTCGCCGGGTCGCGGATGGATCGACGGCGGGGTCCACGGTCGGCGTCTTCACCCAGCCCGTGAACGGCGAGGGCGGTACGATCAAGGGCATCGAACTCGCGGCCCAATACGCCTTCGACAACGGCTTCGGCTTCAACGTCAACTACACCTACTCGGACTCCGAGAGCTCGAACTTCTCGGACTTCGAGGACAACCTGCCGATCCCCGGCGTGGCCAAGAACGCCTTCAACGTCCAGGGCTACTACGAGGGCTATGGCTTCGAGGCACGCCTGTCCTACGCCTGGCGCGACAAGAGCTACCAGGGCAACTTCGCCTTCGGATCGGGAGCCGACGCGCACAACCTGTCGACCTGGGAGCGGGCCTATGGCCAGCTAGACGGCCAGATCGGCTATGCCGTCACCGAGGACATCAAGATCGTCCTGGAAGGCATCAATCTGACCGAGGAAGAAAGCGGCCGCTATCTGCAGTTCGAGAACCTGCCGTTCCGCAATGCGACGGGCGAGCGGCGGATCTCCATCGGCGCGCGCTTCACGCTCGGGCGCTGA
- a CDS encoding glycoside hydrolase family 3 protein yields MRRAVSLLALATAASIAFAGGSLAQTHYVSAGASRVTPSTQAHPDLWPTAQSPAAMSDARTEAFVEALLARMTVEEKVGQLIQADIAAITPDQLAQYPLGSILAGGNSSPGGDERASPQAWVDLARAFRAAAAARPGARVPLIYGIDAVHGHNNVVGATIFPHNIGLGAARDPDLIRRIGEATALEVAATGADWTFGPTLAVPRDDRWGRTYEGYSEDPEVQRIYAGPMTLGLQGELLTDRPLSPGHIAGAAKHFLADGGTNGGVDQGDYVGPEQGLIDIHLGGYPAAIDAGVLSVMVSFSSWNGLKLSGNETLLSDVLRGRLGFDGLVVSDWNAHGQIPGCSNESCPLAINAGIDMLMAPDSWRPLYENTLAQARSGEIPGGRLDEAVRRILRVKVKAGLFGDARPVEGDFSVLASADHRALARQAVRESLVLLKNEGRVLPIRAGARVLVAGTAADDIGQAAGGWTLSWQGTGNTNADFPRAQSIWGGIQAAVADAGGSAMLSPDGTFEQKPDVAVVVFGETPYAEFQGDLETLDFTPTGPLETLRRLKAAGVPTVSVFLSGRPMWTNPEINASDAFVAAWLPGTEGGGVADVIVGDRAGTPRNDFKGTLSFSWPKTAAGAPLNRGDPGYDPQFAYGYGLTYQRPSSVPALSEDSGVSGTGSAVDRYLVDGRLAAPWSLSLRDAGGETRSSDGRTGASPRAGVTVRPVDDLAQESARQLAFVGDQAAIAAINGPPVDVSRQSNGELTLSFRYRVDAVPSGPVSLAMGAGRVPIGDILRAAPVGEWRMLRVRLSCFRAAGADVASVDTPFALATSAPMTISVSEVELASHDNIAVCPAP; encoded by the coding sequence ATGCGCAGAGCCGTATCTCTTCTGGCCCTTGCGACCGCCGCGTCCATCGCGTTTGCCGGCGGCAGTCTGGCACAGACCCACTACGTGTCGGCCGGGGCCTCGCGCGTCACGCCCTCGACACAGGCCCATCCCGACCTGTGGCCGACCGCTCAGTCGCCGGCGGCGATGAGCGACGCCCGGACCGAGGCGTTCGTCGAAGCGCTACTGGCGCGGATGACCGTCGAGGAGAAGGTGGGACAGCTGATCCAGGCTGACATCGCCGCGATCACGCCCGATCAGCTGGCACAGTATCCGCTGGGTTCGATCCTCGCGGGCGGCAACTCGTCGCCCGGCGGCGACGAGCGAGCCTCGCCTCAGGCCTGGGTCGACTTGGCCCGCGCCTTTCGCGCCGCGGCGGCGGCGAGGCCCGGGGCCCGCGTGCCGTTGATCTATGGCATTGATGCCGTCCACGGGCACAACAACGTCGTGGGTGCCACCATCTTTCCGCACAACATCGGACTGGGCGCGGCGCGCGATCCGGACCTCATCCGCCGCATCGGCGAGGCGACGGCGCTGGAGGTCGCGGCGACCGGCGCGGACTGGACCTTCGGACCGACCCTGGCCGTGCCACGCGACGACCGCTGGGGCCGCACCTATGAGGGCTATTCCGAAGACCCCGAGGTCCAGCGCATCTATGCCGGCCCTATGACCCTGGGACTGCAGGGCGAACTTCTAACGGACCGGCCGCTGTCGCCCGGCCATATCGCAGGGGCCGCCAAACACTTTCTGGCCGACGGCGGCACAAACGGCGGGGTGGACCAGGGCGATTACGTCGGACCCGAACAGGGCCTGATCGACATTCATCTGGGGGGCTATCCCGCCGCGATCGATGCGGGGGTGCTGTCGGTCATGGTCAGCTTCTCCAGCTGGAACGGACTGAAGCTGTCGGGCAACGAGACCCTGCTGTCGGACGTCCTGCGCGGGCGACTTGGCTTCGACGGTCTGGTCGTTTCCGACTGGAACGCCCACGGGCAGATCCCCGGATGCTCGAACGAGAGCTGCCCTCTGGCCATCAACGCCGGCATCGACATGCTGATGGCCCCGGACAGCTGGCGCCCCCTGTACGAGAACACGCTGGCGCAGGCCCGCTCGGGCGAAATCCCCGGCGGTCGTCTGGACGAGGCCGTGCGCCGCATCCTGCGGGTCAAGGTCAAGGCCGGGCTGTTCGGCGACGCACGCCCGGTCGAAGGCGACTTCAGCGTCCTCGCCTCTGCCGACCATCGCGCCCTGGCCCGTCAGGCCGTTCGTGAATCGCTCGTGCTGCTAAAGAACGAGGGCAGGGTCCTGCCGATCCGCGCGGGTGCGCGCGTGCTCGTCGCCGGCACCGCCGCGGACGATATCGGACAGGCGGCAGGGGGCTGGACCCTGAGCTGGCAGGGCACGGGCAATACGAATGCCGACTTCCCCAGGGCCCAGTCGATCTGGGGCGGCATTCAGGCGGCCGTCGCCGACGCCGGAGGGTCCGCCATGCTCAGCCCGGACGGCACCTTCGAGCAAAAACCCGATGTCGCGGTGGTCGTGTTCGGGGAGACGCCCTATGCCGAGTTCCAGGGCGATCTCGAGACGCTGGATTTCACGCCCACGGGTCCGCTGGAAACCCTGAGGCGGCTGAAGGCCGCGGGCGTGCCGACGGTCTCGGTGTTCCTGTCGGGCCGGCCGATGTGGACCAATCCCGAGATCAACGCCTCGGACGCCTTCGTCGCCGCCTGGCTGCCGGGAACCGAGGGGGGAGGGGTCGCCGACGTCATCGTGGGCGATCGCGCGGGGACGCCCCGCAACGACTTCAAGGGGACGCTGTCCTTCAGCTGGCCGAAGACGGCCGCGGGCGCACCGCTGAACCGCGGCGATCCCGGCTACGATCCGCAGTTCGCCTATGGCTACGGCCTGACCTACCAGCGACCGTCGTCCGTGCCGGCGCTGTCGGAAGACAGCGGCGTGTCGGGCACCGGCAGCGCGGTCGATCGGTATCTGGTCGATGGACGGCTGGCCGCCCCGTGGAGTCTGTCGCTGCGGGACGCGGGCGGCGAGACGCGGTCCAGCGACGGCCGGACGGGGGCCAGTCCCCGCGCGGGCGTCACCGTCCGCCCCGTCGACGATCTGGCCCAGGAAAGCGCCCGTCAGCTGGCCTTCGTCGGCGACCAGGCCGCGATCGCGGCGATCAACGGTCCCCCGGTCGATGTGTCCCGACAGAGCAACGGCGAGCTGACCCTCTCATTCAGGTACCGGGTGGACGCCGTGCCGTCTGGCCCCGTGTCCCTGGCGATGGGCGCGGGCCGGGTCCCGATCGGCGACATTCTGCGCGCGGCCCCGGTCGGCGAATGGCGCATGCTGAGAGTGCGGCTGTCCTGCTTCAGGGCCGCAGGTGCCGATGTGGCGTCGGTCGACACGCCGTTCGCCCTGGCCACAAGCGCGCCCATGACGATCTCCGTTTCGGAAGTCGAACTGGCCTCGCACGACAATATCGCGGTGTGCCCTGCGCCCTGA
- a CDS encoding LacI family DNA-binding transcriptional regulator, with protein MAGSTIYDVAAAASVSIKSVSRVLNGEPNVSEALKAKVGKAVEELGYRRSLSARGLAGSSSSVIAALVDAGMTIEHWRSGSGNDYLSRLELGVLMELRQVDYHLMVEMVDYASPTLSRDLAALLSSIRPEGVLLTPPNSDLTVVLDVLDASGVAYARLGAEHELDRGTLVSMDERQAARDMTEHLIALGHRRIGFIGGPAVYSASRLRLEGFMAAMQTHGLEVPDDCLAEGDFTFAAGVAGVKRLLGAERAPTAIFGACDDMALGAIQGAVAVGLRVPDDLSVAGFDDSPSAMFSNPTLTTIRQPVAEMAAAAVQRLTPPLRARLSQEDQTAAVVVPYRLVARASTAAPPPG; from the coding sequence ATGGCAGGCTCGACAATCTATGACGTCGCTGCCGCCGCCAGCGTTTCGATCAAATCCGTCTCTCGTGTGCTGAACGGCGAACCCAACGTCAGTGAAGCGCTGAAGGCCAAGGTGGGCAAGGCGGTCGAGGAGCTGGGTTACAGACGGAGCCTGTCCGCCAGGGGGCTGGCCGGATCGTCATCATCGGTGATCGCGGCCCTGGTCGATGCCGGCATGACCATCGAGCACTGGCGCAGCGGCAGCGGGAACGACTACCTCAGCCGTCTCGAACTGGGCGTTCTGATGGAGCTGCGGCAGGTCGATTATCATCTGATGGTCGAAATGGTCGACTATGCGTCTCCGACCCTCAGCCGGGACCTGGCGGCCCTGCTGTCGTCCATCCGGCCGGAGGGGGTTCTGCTCACGCCGCCGAACTCGGACCTGACGGTTGTGCTGGATGTCCTCGACGCCTCCGGGGTGGCCTATGCCAGGCTGGGCGCCGAGCATGAACTCGACCGCGGCACCCTGGTGTCGATGGATGAGCGCCAGGCGGCCCGGGACATGACCGAACACCTGATCGCCCTCGGCCACCGGCGGATCGGATTCATCGGCGGGCCGGCCGTCTATTCCGCCAGCCGCCTGCGCCTGGAAGGGTTCATGGCGGCGATGCAAACGCACGGCCTTGAAGTTCCTGACGATTGCCTGGCCGAGGGTGACTTCACCTTTGCCGCCGGGGTGGCCGGCGTGAAGAGGCTGCTGGGTGCCGAACGCGCTCCAACCGCGATCTTCGGGGCGTGCGACGACATGGCCCTGGGTGCGATCCAGGGCGCGGTCGCCGTGGGGCTGCGGGTGCCCGACGACCTGTCGGTCGCGGGCTTCGACGATTCCCCCAGCGCGATGTTCAGCAATCCGACCCTGACGACGATCCGGCAGCCGGTCGCAGAAATGGCAGCCGCCGCGGTCCAGCGTCTGACCCCGCCGCTTCGCGCGCGCCTGTCGCAGGAAGACCAGACGGCCGCCGTTGTCGTCCCGTACCGACTGGTCGCCCGCGCATCGACCGCCGCCCCGCCTCCGGGCTGA